A genomic stretch from Desulfolutivibrio sulfodismutans DSM 3696 includes:
- a CDS encoding ABC transporter permease, which produces MTALAVRRMAAITIKESLQILRDPSSILIGFILPVFLTLLSGYSTNLDITDLSIGLVLEDGSPEARSLAAAFTATTSFSVHAGRDRREFLDDMAMGRIRGLVVIPQTFGRDLSRMGAADAKSADVPFQVIADGSEPNTATFLQNYAQGVWLSWMEIRAQQNGEAFTQLVEVAPRTWFNQELLSLNSLLPGGMAINLTLIGALLTALVVAREWERGTMEALLATPIGPLELLVGKLLPYFVLGLAALGICLLLTLAVFHVPYRGSALALVAVSSVFLISALALGLFISTAAKNQFVASQIAILSAFLPAYFLSGYVFEPSGMPLPVRLLTHVIAAKYYVSCLKTLFLAGDAWPLLWPNIGGMAAIAAVLLALTLTKTRRRIA; this is translated from the coding sequence ATGACGGCCCTGGCAGTGCGCCGGATGGCGGCGATCACCATCAAGGAGTCGCTGCAGATCCTGCGCGATCCCTCCTCCATCCTCATCGGCTTCATCCTGCCCGTCTTTTTGACCCTGCTGTCGGGCTACTCCACCAACCTGGACATCACCGACCTGTCCATCGGCCTGGTCCTGGAGGACGGCTCCCCCGAGGCCCGGTCCCTGGCCGCCGCGTTCACGGCCACGACCTCCTTTTCCGTCCATGCCGGGCGGGACCGCCGGGAATTCCTGGACGACATGGCCATGGGCCGCATCCGGGGGCTGGTGGTCATCCCCCAGACCTTCGGCCGGGATCTGTCCCGGATGGGCGCGGCGGACGCCAAAAGCGCCGACGTGCCCTTCCAGGTCATCGCCGACGGCAGCGAACCCAACACGGCCACCTTCCTGCAAAACTACGCCCAGGGCGTCTGGCTGTCCTGGATGGAGATTCGGGCACAACAAAACGGTGAGGCGTTCACCCAGTTGGTGGAGGTCGCGCCGCGTACCTGGTTCAACCAGGAGCTCTTGAGCCTAAACAGCCTGCTGCCAGGCGGCATGGCCATCAACCTGACGCTCATCGGGGCGCTTTTGACCGCCCTGGTGGTGGCCCGGGAATGGGAGCGGGGCACCATGGAGGCCCTTCTGGCCACCCCCATCGGCCCCCTGGAGCTTTTGGTCGGCAAGCTCCTCCCCTATTTCGTCCTGGGGCTTGCGGCGCTTGGCATCTGCCTGCTTCTGACCCTGGCGGTCTTTCATGTGCCCTATCGGGGATCGGCCTTGGCCCTGGTGGCCGTGTCCTCGGTGTTTCTGATCTCGGCCCTGGCCCTTGGGCTTTTCATCTCCACGGCGGCCAAAAACCAGTTCGTGGCCTCCCAGATCGCCATTTTGTCCGCGTTTCTACCCGCCTATTTCCTGTCGGGCTACGTGTTCGAACCCTCGGGCATGCCGCTTCCGGTCCGCCTCCTGACCCACGTCATCGCGGCCAAGTACTACGTCTCGTGCCTGAAGACCCTTTTTCTGGCGGGCGACGCCTGGCCGCTTCTGTGGCCCAACATCGGCGGCATGGCGGCCATCGCCGCAGTGCTTCTGGCCCTGACCCTGACCAAGACCAGACGGAGGATCGCCTGA
- a CDS encoding ABC transporter permease, giving the protein MLGGVRALVRKELLAVLRDKQSRIALFMPPILMLTIFAFAATLEVKHVDLAVLNLDGGQASAELIQRFSGAPYFQNVFFLHGVPEIAPALETEQAMAVLVFDQTFSRDVAAGRPATVELLLDGRRSNTAQIVQGYANRIVETFNTELAYRLGIPGPPARLVARNWYNPNLEYLWYTVPNLIGLLSMAVGLLVTSLSVARERELGTYDQLLVTPLTPGAILVGKTIPAMILGLVEGSLITVVAIVFFRIPFAGSVAALGLGLFLFMLSVVGFGLFISSLCNTQQQAILGTFTFMIPATLLSGFATPIETMPAFLQIVSLANPLRHFLVAIRGILLKAMPFSMVLDTIWPLVPIAAVTLTLAGWFFRRGIR; this is encoded by the coding sequence ATGCTCGGCGGGGTGCGGGCCTTGGTCCGAAAAGAGCTTCTGGCCGTGCTGCGCGACAAGCAAAGCCGCATCGCGCTTTTCATGCCGCCCATCCTCATGCTGACCATCTTCGCCTTCGCGGCCACCCTTGAGGTCAAACACGTGGACCTGGCCGTGCTGAACCTGGATGGCGGCCAGGCCTCGGCCGAACTGATTCAGCGTTTTTCCGGCGCGCCGTACTTTCAAAACGTCTTTTTCCTGCACGGCGTGCCCGAGATCGCCCCGGCCCTGGAAACCGAACAGGCCATGGCCGTTCTGGTCTTCGACCAGACCTTCTCGCGCGACGTGGCGGCGGGCCGCCCGGCTACGGTCGAGCTGCTCCTGGACGGCAGGCGCAGCAACACCGCCCAGATCGTGCAGGGCTACGCCAACCGCATTGTGGAGACCTTCAATACCGAACTGGCCTACCGCCTGGGGATTCCCGGCCCCCCGGCCCGGCTCGTGGCCCGAAACTGGTACAACCCCAACCTGGAATACCTGTGGTACACGGTGCCCAACCTCATCGGGCTTTTAAGCATGGCCGTGGGACTTTTGGTCACCTCCCTGTCCGTGGCCCGGGAGCGGGAGCTGGGCACCTACGACCAGCTTCTGGTCACACCGCTCACCCCCGGCGCGATCCTGGTCGGCAAGACCATCCCGGCCATGATCCTGGGGCTTGTCGAGGGCAGCCTGATCACGGTGGTGGCCATCGTCTTTTTCCGCATCCCCTTTGCGGGCTCGGTGGCGGCCCTGGGCCTGGGGCTTTTCCTTTTCATGCTCTCCGTGGTGGGGTTCGGGCTTTTCATCTCATCTTTGTGCAACACCCAGCAGCAGGCGATACTCGGCACCTTCACCTTCATGATCCCGGCCACCCTGCTCTCGGGCTTCGCCACACCCATCGAGACCATGCCCGCCTTCCTGCAGATCGTGTCCCTGGCCAACCCCCTGCGCCATTTCCTGGTGGCCATCCGGGGCATCCTGCTCAAGGCCATGCCCTTCTCCATGGTGCTCGACACCATCTGGCCGCTTGTGCCCATCGCCGCCGTGACCCTGACCCTGGCCGGGTGGTTTTTTCGACGTGGCATCCGGTGA
- the hlyD gene encoding secretion protein HlyD: MTIRRILALVLIAAATAGAWWYFENNASRHQQELKLFGNVDIREAELSFRVPGKIAEVRVDEGDAVAAGDIAAVLDARPYRDALAQARAKRDAAAADMAKYHAGYRREDVAKARAQVAQLEAQVENAVRVARRRQTLLQSGAIAAQDNDDAVASRDALTAQLQSAQKELELQTTGFRSEDILAAEAQLRAAEAAVDAALTDLADTEIVVPADGTVLSRVREPGAVAGAGATVLTIALKKPVWVRAYIPEPLLGRVHPGMPMRVFTDSRPDAPYAARVGYVSPVAEFTPKNVETQTLRTDLVYRVRILVDAPDEGLRQGMPVTATAAPESAARDSKTPETAPNTANRQVDPDPASAPGAKSAP, translated from the coding sequence ATGACCATCAGGCGCATCCTGGCGCTCGTCCTTATCGCGGCGGCCACGGCCGGGGCATGGTGGTACTTCGAAAACAACGCCAGTCGCCATCAGCAGGAACTGAAACTCTTCGGCAACGTGGACATCCGGGAGGCGGAGCTGTCCTTCCGGGTGCCGGGAAAAATCGCCGAGGTGCGCGTGGACGAGGGCGACGCCGTGGCCGCCGGGGACATCGCCGCCGTGCTCGACGCGAGGCCCTACCGCGACGCCCTGGCCCAGGCCCGGGCCAAGCGCGACGCGGCGGCGGCGGACATGGCCAAGTACCATGCCGGATACCGTCGGGAGGACGTGGCCAAGGCCCGGGCCCAGGTGGCCCAGCTCGAGGCCCAGGTGGAAAACGCCGTGCGCGTGGCCCGCCGCCGCCAGACGCTCCTGCAAAGCGGGGCCATCGCCGCCCAGGACAACGACGACGCGGTCGCCAGCCGCGACGCGCTCACGGCCCAGTTGCAAAGCGCCCAGAAGGAACTGGAGCTGCAGACAACGGGCTTCCGCTCCGAGGACATCCTGGCCGCCGAGGCCCAGCTTCGGGCCGCCGAGGCCGCCGTGGACGCGGCCCTGACGGATCTGGCGGACACGGAGATCGTGGTTCCTGCCGACGGCACGGTGCTTTCCCGGGTGCGTGAGCCCGGGGCCGTGGCCGGGGCCGGAGCCACGGTCTTGACCATCGCCCTGAAAAAGCCGGTGTGGGTGCGGGCCTACATTCCGGAACCGCTCCTTGGGCGGGTCCACCCGGGCATGCCCATGCGCGTTTTCACCGACAGCCGCCCCGACGCGCCGTATGCCGCCCGGGTGGGCTACGTCTCGCCCGTGGCCGAATTCACACCCAAAAATGTGGAGACCCAGACCCTGCGCACGGATCTGGTCTACCGGGTGCGCATCCTCGTGGACGCCCCCGACGAAGGCCTGCGCCAGGGCATGCCGGTCACGGCGACAGCCGCCCCCGAGTCCGCCGCCCGCGACTCGAAAACCCCGGAAACCGCGCCCAATACCGCAAACCGGCAGGTCGACCCCGATCCGGCGTCCGCGCCAGGCGCAAAGAGCGCCCCATGA
- a CDS encoding ABC transporter ATP-binding protein, with translation MTSAVPVIDVHELTKVFGKKTVVDKVSLSVREGEIYGFLGPNGSGKTTTIRMLCGLLRPDGGQGTCLGHDVLTESELIKPHVGYMAQRFSLYGDLSVRENLEFMARMYGVADRRQAVNDTMERMNLAGFAATLAGNLSGGWKQRLALAACMIHSPRLLLLDEPTAGVDPTARRDFWDEVHKLAGQGITALISTHYMDEAERCHRLAYIAYGKLLTTGTAAEIVARENLTTWEISGHDLYALIDGLRALPGVEQVVAFGVTLHVSGKDAAAMEAHLPPFLAGRATAVRIASSLEEVFISLMRGSKS, from the coding sequence ATGACCTCCGCCGTTCCGGTCATCGATGTCCATGAGCTGACCAAGGTCTTCGGCAAAAAGACCGTGGTGGACAAGGTGTCGCTTTCCGTCCGGGAGGGCGAGATTTACGGCTTCCTCGGCCCCAACGGCTCGGGCAAGACCACCACCATCCGCATGCTGTGCGGCCTTTTGCGCCCCGACGGCGGACAGGGAACCTGCCTGGGCCACGACGTGCTCACCGAGTCCGAGCTGATCAAGCCCCATGTGGGCTACATGGCCCAGCGCTTCAGCCTGTACGGAGACTTGAGCGTTCGCGAGAACCTGGAATTCATGGCCCGCATGTATGGCGTGGCCGACCGCCGCCAGGCCGTAAACGACACCATGGAGCGCATGAATCTGGCTGGCTTTGCGGCCACGTTGGCCGGAAATCTCTCCGGCGGCTGGAAACAGCGTCTGGCCCTGGCCGCCTGCATGATCCACTCCCCGAGGCTTCTGCTCCTGGACGAGCCCACGGCCGGGGTCGACCCCACGGCCCGGCGAGATTTCTGGGACGAGGTCCACAAGCTGGCCGGGCAGGGCATCACCGCGCTTATTTCCACCCACTACATGGACGAGGCCGAACGCTGCCACCGCCTGGCCTACATCGCCTACGGAAAACTCCTGACCACCGGGACCGCCGCCGAGATCGTGGCCAGGGAGAACCTGACCACCTGGGAGATCTCCGGACACGACCTGTATGCCCTCATCGACGGCCTGCGCGCCCTGCCCGGGGTGGAGCAGGTGGTGGCCTTCGGCGTCACCCTGCACGTCAGCGGCAAGGACGCGGCGGCCATGGAAGCGCACTTGCCGCCCTTTTTGGCGGGCAGGGCCACGGCCGTGCGCATCGCGTCGAGCCTGGAAGAGGTGTTCATCAGCCTCATGCGCGGCTCGAAGTCGTAA
- a CDS encoding PaaI family thioesterase: MTTSIQDIKQVIEEMIPFDLFLGMKVEEARPGYARIRLPYRPEFIGDPRRPALHGGILSTLIDTCGGTAVWASCEVQDRVATIDLRVDYLRPAPPEDVLAEAEVKLLGNRVGNSSVRIFAASKPELTLAEGRGVYNIRKA, encoded by the coding sequence ATGACCACGAGCATTCAGGATATTAAGCAGGTCATCGAGGAGATGATCCCCTTCGACCTGTTTTTGGGCATGAAGGTGGAGGAGGCCCGGCCGGGCTACGCCCGCATCCGCCTGCCGTATCGCCCGGAATTCATCGGCGACCCCAGGCGTCCGGCCCTGCACGGCGGCATCCTCTCCACGCTGATCGACACCTGCGGCGGCACGGCGGTCTGGGCCTCCTGCGAGGTGCAGGACCGGGTGGCCACGATCGATCTGCGGGTGGACTATCTGCGCCCGGCCCCGCCCGAGGACGTGCTGGCCGAGGCCGAGGTGAAGCTTCTGGGCAACCGGGTGGGCAACTCCTCGGTGCGCATCTTCGCCGCCTCGAAGCCGGAGCTGACCCTGGCCGAGGGGCGCGGCGTCTACAACATCCGGAAGGCGTGA
- a CDS encoding ABC transporter permease: MMRFFSASRFAAMVAKEFVQMRRDRVTFGMMVGIPLLQLILFGYAINSDPKHLPTAVLDNDRSIFSRTVLSAMKNSQYFEFTQEIDGEARADELLRLGQVQFVVTIPPDFGRDLVRGKRPVLLLEADATDPSATSNAAASMQQIVRGTINRDLTGPLAMLQARDGPVELRFHPRYNPEAITQFNIVPGLMGVVLTMTLVIITSLAITRERERGTMENLLITPVRPLEVLLGKLVPYILVGYLQMGLIVVAAKYLFQVPFLGSLPLLFAVSFLFIAANLGVGITFSTVAQNQLQAVQMSFFFFLPSILLSGFMFPFQGMPEWARYIGSVLPLTHFLRIVRGVVLKGNGLADIAPHLWPIALFLVVSLGIGVKRYRQTLD, translated from the coding sequence ATGATGAGATTTTTTTCAGCCAGCCGTTTCGCGGCCATGGTGGCCAAGGAATTCGTGCAGATGCGCCGCGACCGGGTGACGTTCGGCATGATGGTCGGCATCCCGCTTTTGCAATTGATTCTTTTTGGATACGCCATCAATTCCGACCCCAAGCATCTGCCCACGGCGGTTTTGGACAACGACCGCAGCATCTTTTCCCGCACCGTGCTTTCGGCCATGAAAAACAGCCAGTATTTCGAGTTTACGCAGGAGATCGACGGCGAGGCCCGGGCCGACGAGCTGTTGCGGCTGGGGCAGGTCCAGTTCGTGGTCACCATCCCCCCGGACTTCGGCCGCGACCTGGTGCGCGGGAAGCGCCCCGTGCTGCTGCTCGAGGCCGACGCCACGGACCCCTCGGCCACCAGCAACGCCGCAGCCTCCATGCAACAGATCGTCCGGGGAACCATAAACAGGGATCTGACCGGCCCCCTGGCCATGCTTCAGGCGAGGGACGGTCCGGTGGAACTGCGCTTCCATCCCCGCTACAACCCCGAGGCCATCACCCAGTTCAACATCGTGCCCGGACTCATGGGCGTGGTTCTGACCATGACCCTGGTCATCATTACCTCCTTGGCCATCACCCGGGAGCGGGAGCGGGGGACCATGGAGAACCTGCTCATCACCCCGGTGCGGCCGCTGGAGGTGCTTCTGGGCAAGCTCGTGCCGTACATCCTGGTGGGCTATCTCCAGATGGGACTCATCGTGGTGGCGGCAAAATACCTCTTCCAGGTGCCGTTTCTGGGCAGCCTGCCGCTCCTTTTCGCAGTGTCGTTTCTCTTCATCGCCGCCAACCTGGGGGTGGGCATCACCTTCTCCACCGTGGCCCAGAACCAGCTCCAGGCCGTGCAGATGTCGTTTTTTTTCTTTCTGCCGTCGATTTTGCTCTCGGGGTTCATGTTCCCCTTCCAGGGCATGCCCGAGTGGGCCCGGTACATCGGCAGCGTGTTGCCGCTGACGCATTTTCTGCGCATCGTGCGCGGGGTGGTGCTCAAGGGCAATGGCCTTGCCGACATCGCCCCCCACCTGTGGCCCATCGCCCTTTTCCTGGTGGTGTCCCTGGGGATCGGGGTCAAACGCTACCGGCAGACGCTCGATTGA
- a CDS encoding type II toxin-antitoxin system VapC family toxin — MSGKRTLVVDSWAMLALLKNEPGAGSEVVRLFDAAAEGRASLHMSWINLGEVFYIVARMAGEDTAARRLETIRTLPLRLHEADSRAVLGAARIKAGRRLAYADAFAVHLAREIDAELVTGDPEILALTDLVRVCALTRK; from the coding sequence GTGAGCGGGAAAAGGACGCTGGTCGTTGATTCCTGGGCCATGCTGGCCCTTTTGAAGAACGAGCCGGGCGCCGGATCGGAGGTCGTGCGGCTGTTTGATGCAGCAGCCGAGGGCCGGGCGTCGTTGCATATGTCCTGGATCAATCTGGGTGAAGTGTTTTACATCGTCGCCCGGATGGCCGGGGAGGACACTGCCGCCAGGCGTCTGGAGACGATACGGACCCTGCCGCTTCGGCTGCACGAGGCCGATTCCAGGGCGGTTTTAGGGGCGGCGCGGATCAAGGCCGGACGTCGGCTGGCCTATGCCGACGCCTTTGCCGTTCATCTCGCCCGGGAAATCGATGCCGAACTGGTCACCGGCGATCCGGAGATCCTGGCCCTGACGGACCTGGTCCGGGTGTGCGCCCTCACCCGGAAGTGA
- a CDS encoding ATP-binding cassette domain-containing protein, producing the protein MKALALAENLGMDFGQSERPALAMVSCAILPGRITGIVGPDGAGKTTLLRLLAGLLAPTGGTVTVFGRDPVQEPGSVHARLGYMPQKFGLYEDLSVAENMRLFAEVRGLPDAERQEAFARLLRFTGLAPFTTRLAGRLSGGMKQKLGLACAMIRRPELLLLDEPSVGVDPISRRELWRMVRELADTGIGVVWSTSYLDEAEACDTVLLLSQGRELFSGPPGELTRRVADRVFQLRDIAGNRRSVLRRALSCPGIMDGVIQGRFVRLLAAEKAALPDPATLKAGPLAHFAPTAPRFEDAFMDILGGGPGGDSALSRGMARTATSAANAVEAKNLTRIFGAFTAATNITFAIRPGEIFGLLGPNGAGKSTTFKMMCGLLAPTSGQALVEGLSFARARGQARARIGYMAQKFSLYGTLSVRQNLDFFSGAYGLAGERRSRAIQGMIDTFDLAPYLAASAGDLPLGFKQRLALACAVMHEPAVLFLDEPTSGVDPVTRREFWTHINGMVEKGVTVMVTTHFLDEAEYCDRIALVFRGRIIAMGSPDDLKDGVRSPALPDPGLEDAFVTLVENDERSSAATSAPDAGGKAA; encoded by the coding sequence ATGAAAGCCCTGGCCCTGGCCGAAAACCTGGGCATGGACTTCGGCCAGTCCGAACGTCCGGCCCTGGCGATGGTAAGCTGCGCCATCCTGCCCGGCCGGATCACCGGGATCGTGGGCCCCGACGGCGCGGGCAAGACCACCTTGTTGCGCCTTTTGGCCGGGCTTTTGGCCCCCACGGGCGGCACGGTCACGGTCTTTGGCCGCGACCCAGTTCAGGAGCCGGGCTCCGTGCATGCCCGCCTGGGCTACATGCCCCAGAAGTTCGGGCTCTACGAAGACTTAAGCGTGGCCGAGAACATGCGGCTTTTCGCCGAGGTGCGCGGGCTGCCGGACGCCGAACGGCAGGAGGCCTTTGCGCGGCTTTTGCGCTTCACGGGCCTGGCCCCGTTCACCACGCGCCTGGCCGGACGCCTGTCCGGGGGCATGAAGCAGAAGCTGGGCCTGGCCTGCGCTATGATCCGCCGTCCGGAGCTTCTGCTTTTGGACGAGCCCAGCGTGGGGGTGGACCCCATCTCCCGCCGGGAGCTGTGGCGCATGGTTCGGGAGCTGGCCGATACGGGCATCGGCGTGGTGTGGAGCACGTCGTACCTGGATGAGGCGGAGGCCTGCGACACGGTGCTGCTTTTGTCCCAGGGGCGGGAGCTTTTCTCCGGCCCCCCGGGGGAGCTGACGCGCCGGGTGGCCGACCGGGTGTTCCAACTGCGGGACATCGCAGGCAACCGCCGCTCGGTGCTGCGCCGGGCGCTTTCCTGTCCGGGGATCATGGACGGGGTGATCCAGGGGCGCTTCGTGCGGCTGCTTGCGGCCGAAAAAGCGGCCCTGCCCGACCCGGCCACGCTCAAGGCCGGTCCCCTGGCCCATTTTGCGCCCACGGCCCCGCGCTTCGAAGACGCCTTCATGGACATCTTGGGCGGCGGCCCCGGCGGCGACTCGGCCCTGTCCCGGGGCATGGCGCGCACGGCAACCAGCGCAGCAAACGCGGTGGAGGCCAAAAACCTGACCAGGATCTTCGGGGCCTTCACCGCCGCCACGAACATCACCTTCGCCATCCGGCCCGGGGAGATCTTCGGCCTTTTGGGCCCAAACGGCGCGGGCAAATCCACCACCTTCAAGATGATGTGCGGCCTTCTGGCCCCCACCTCTGGCCAGGCCCTGGTGGAGGGCCTAAGCTTCGCCCGGGCGCGCGGCCAGGCCCGGGCCCGCATCGGCTACATGGCCCAGAAGTTCTCCCTGTACGGAACCTTGAGCGTACGCCAGAACCTGGACTTTTTCTCCGGGGCCTACGGGCTGGCCGGGGAGCGCCGCAGCCGGGCCATCCAGGGCATGATCGACACCTTCGACCTGGCGCCCTACCTGGCCGCCTCGGCCGGGGATCTGCCGCTGGGGTTCAAGCAACGCCTGGCCCTGGCCTGCGCCGTGATGCACGAACCGGCCGTGCTGTTCCTGGACGAGCCCACCTCGGGAGTTGACCCGGTCACCCGGCGGGAATTCTGGACCCACATCAACGGCATGGTGGAAAAAGGCGTCACGGTCATGGTCACCACCCATTTCCTGGACGAGGCCGAATACTGCGACCGCATCGCCCTGGTCTTCCGGGGCCGGATCATCGCCATGGGCTCCCCCGACGACCTGAAAGACGGCGTGCGCAGTCCCGCCCTGCCCGATCCGGGCCTGGAGGACGCCTTCGTGACCCTGGTGGAAAACGACGAGCGGTCAAGCGCCGCCACGTCCGCCCCGGACGCCGGAGGCAAGGCGGCATGA
- a CDS encoding TetR/AcrR family transcriptional regulator gives MDEKLAVRRRILDAAAESFSREGFAGARVERIAKAAGVNKAGLYYHVGNKARLFEEVMVELFSQMADRLEAAMAAAESPAQSLDILVRALAQAFEDGPAQARIMLIEVARGGLNVSEKVMHQVERVFLCTAQAVRRGVEGGQRLPENPFFVHMCMVGSLSLFALSGPIRARVANMGLGRKIGIDPTAPLGEMAEFLVGLFQRGLAVPQGEAEQEARP, from the coding sequence ATGGATGAAAAACTGGCCGTCAGGCGACGCATCCTGGACGCCGCCGCAGAGAGTTTTTCCCGGGAAGGATTCGCCGGGGCGAGAGTGGAGCGCATCGCCAAGGCCGCCGGGGTGAACAAGGCCGGGCTCTACTACCATGTGGGCAACAAGGCTCGGCTGTTTGAAGAGGTGATGGTGGAGCTTTTTTCCCAGATGGCCGACCGCCTGGAGGCGGCCATGGCCGCCGCCGAGAGCCCCGCGCAGAGCCTGGACATCCTGGTGCGCGCCCTGGCCCAGGCCTTCGAGGATGGCCCGGCCCAGGCCCGGATCATGCTCATTGAGGTGGCCCGGGGCGGGCTGAACGTTTCCGAGAAGGTCATGCATCAGGTGGAGCGGGTGTTCCTCTGCACGGCCCAGGCCGTTCGCCGTGGCGTCGAGGGCGGCCAGCGCTTGCCGGAAAATCCGTTTTTCGTGCATATGTGCATGGTGGGGAGCCTGTCCCTGTTCGCGTTGTCCGGGCCCATACGGGCGAGGGTGGCCAACATGGGGCTGGGCAGGAAAATCGGGATCGACCCCACTGCGCCCCTGGGCGAGATGGCGGAGTTCCTGGTCGGGCTGTTTCAGCGGGGACTGGCCGTTCCGCAGGGTGAGGCTGAACAGGAGGCCCGGCCATGA
- a CDS encoding AbrB/MazE/SpoVT family DNA-binding domain-containing protein: METVRLSSKGQLVIPKRVRERLGIAPGAVLDVRLDGQTLVLTPRRRSPQQALLGSLGDYALLEELTREREREREKDAGR; the protein is encoded by the coding sequence ATGGAAACCGTGCGGCTGTCGTCCAAGGGGCAATTGGTCATCCCCAAAAGGGTCCGGGAGCGCCTGGGCATCGCGCCTGGGGCCGTACTCGATGTGCGGCTTGATGGCCAGACCCTGGTGTTGACGCCCAGGCGGCGTTCGCCGCAACAGGCGCTTCTGGGGAGCCTGGGAGACTATGCTTTGCTGGAAGAATTGACGCGGGAGCGCGAGCGTGAGCGGGAAAAGGACGCTGGTCGTTGA
- a CDS encoding HlyD family secretion protein: MRPGYVVRCGVAALAVALCALAGCSQAPSDVLPGYVEGEFVYVASKLAGRLDALPAVKGGRIVADEPLFVLEHDYEQKALDMAKADLAQAENTLRDKEKGLRPEEIDQLTASLRRARSALSLAALEHSRRETLYASGSVSKEELDKARTEHETSQAWVNELEAKLATGRLPQRIDQVMAARAAVDAAKAEVAQAQWSLDQKIQAAPVSGLVFDILHYVGEWVAASSPVAVLLPPENVKVRFFVPEAQVASIRPGQRILVARDGLPEPAGAVVDYVSTQAEYAPPVIFSQGFREKLVFLVEARFAPEVARTMHPGQPVDVRLAGAPQGKPQP; the protein is encoded by the coding sequence ATGAGACCAGGATATGTTGTCCGGTGTGGGGTTGCGGCCCTGGCCGTGGCGCTTTGCGCCCTGGCCGGATGCAGCCAGGCCCCCTCGGATGTCCTGCCCGGATATGTGGAGGGGGAGTTCGTCTACGTGGCCTCCAAGCTGGCCGGACGGCTCGACGCCCTGCCCGCCGTCAAGGGCGGCCGGATCGTTGCGGATGAGCCCCTTTTCGTCCTGGAGCACGACTACGAGCAAAAGGCCCTGGACATGGCCAAGGCCGATCTGGCCCAGGCCGAGAACACCCTGCGCGACAAGGAAAAGGGCCTTCGGCCCGAGGAGATCGACCAGCTCACGGCCTCCCTGCGGCGCGCCCGCTCGGCCCTGTCCCTGGCCGCGCTAGAACACTCCCGGCGGGAGACCCTCTATGCCTCCGGCTCCGTCTCCAAGGAGGAACTGGACAAGGCCCGCACCGAGCACGAAACCAGCCAGGCCTGGGTGAATGAACTCGAGGCCAAGCTGGCCACGGGAAGACTGCCCCAGCGCATCGACCAGGTCATGGCCGCACGGGCGGCGGTTGACGCGGCCAAGGCCGAGGTGGCCCAGGCGCAGTGGAGCCTGGACCAGAAGATCCAGGCTGCGCCGGTCTCGGGGCTGGTCTTCGACATCCTGCACTACGTGGGCGAATGGGTGGCGGCATCAAGCCCCGTTGCGGTCCTTCTGCCTCCGGAAAACGTCAAAGTGCGGTTTTTCGTCCCCGAGGCCCAGGTGGCCTCCATCCGGCCCGGCCAACGCATCCTGGTGGCCCGGGACGGCCTCCCCGAACCGGCCGGGGCCGTGGTGGACTACGTCTCCACCCAGGCCGAATACGCCCCACCCGTCATTTTCAGCCAGGGATTCCGGGAAAAGCTGGTCTTTCTGGTGGAGGCCCGTTTCGCACCTGAGGTGGCCCGGACCATGCACCCGGGACAGCCCGTGGACGTCCGCCTGGCTGGCGCGCCCCAGGGGAAGCCACAGCCATGA